Proteins from one Ramlibacter sp. PS4R-6 genomic window:
- a CDS encoding CBS domain-containing protein, with product MKVSDILRVKGNTLYTATPDEPLAHAVQVMADKDIGSLVVMDHGDLVGMLTFREVIVAIVRNGGTVGATTVRAAMDDHPVTCTSETELDEIRRMMLERHARYMPVMDRRMLMGVISFYDVAKAVVESQNFENRMLKAYIRDWPAGEEPQENNAQL from the coding sequence ATGAAAGTCAGCGACATCCTCCGCGTCAAGGGCAACACGCTCTACACAGCCACGCCCGACGAACCGCTGGCGCACGCCGTGCAGGTCATGGCGGACAAGGACATCGGCTCGCTCGTGGTCATGGACCATGGCGACCTGGTCGGCATGCTCACCTTCCGCGAAGTGATCGTGGCGATCGTGCGCAACGGCGGCACGGTCGGCGCCACCACGGTCCGCGCCGCGATGGACGACCACCCCGTCACCTGCACCTCCGAGACCGAGCTCGACGAGATCCGCCGCATGATGCTCGAGCGCCACGCGCGCTACATGCCGGTGATGGACCGCCGCATGCTCATGGGCGTGATCAGCTTCTACGACGTCGCCAAGGCGGTGGTGGAAAGCCAGAACTTCGAGAACCGGATGCTCAAGGCCTACATCCGCGATTGGCCGGCGGGCGAAGAGCCGCAAGAGAACAACGCGCAGCTCTGA
- the aroC gene encoding chorismate synthase codes for MSGSTFGKLFAVTNFGESHGPAIGCVIDGCPPGMPLAEADIQPDLDRRRPGTSRHVTQRQEPDQVEILSGVYEGKTTGTPICLLIRNVDQRSKDYSEIAQTFRPGHADYTYLQKYGLRDPRGGGRASARLTAPMVAAGAVAKKWLAQKYGTQFRGCMQQIGEIAIPFESWDHVPNNPFFAPVADVSQLEAYMDSLRKAGDSVGARIRAMATNVPAGLGEPLFDRLDADIAYAMMGINAVKGVEVGAGFASVTQRGTTHGDSPTPQGFRTNNAGGVLGGISSGQDLEVSIAIKPTSSIISPRESVDMQGKPVEVVTKGRHDPCVGIRATPIAEAMLALVVMDHALRQRAQNGDVVPPLKAIPGSIR; via the coding sequence ATGAGCGGCAGCACCTTCGGCAAACTCTTTGCCGTCACCAACTTCGGCGAATCGCACGGCCCGGCCATCGGCTGCGTGATCGACGGCTGCCCGCCGGGCATGCCGCTCGCGGAAGCCGACATCCAGCCGGACCTGGACCGCCGCCGCCCCGGCACCAGCCGCCACGTGACGCAGCGCCAGGAGCCCGACCAGGTCGAGATCCTCTCCGGCGTGTACGAAGGCAAGACCACCGGCACGCCGATCTGCCTGTTGATCCGCAACGTCGACCAGCGCAGCAAGGACTATTCCGAGATCGCGCAGACCTTCCGGCCCGGCCACGCCGACTACACCTACCTGCAGAAGTACGGCCTGCGCGACCCGCGCGGCGGCGGCCGCGCCTCCGCGCGCCTGACCGCGCCCATGGTCGCCGCGGGCGCGGTGGCCAAGAAGTGGCTGGCGCAGAAGTACGGCACGCAGTTCCGCGGCTGCATGCAGCAGATCGGCGAAATCGCGATTCCCTTCGAGAGCTGGGACCACGTGCCGAACAACCCGTTCTTCGCGCCGGTGGCCGACGTATCGCAGCTCGAGGCCTACATGGACAGCCTGCGCAAGGCCGGCGATTCCGTGGGCGCGCGCATCCGCGCGATGGCCACCAACGTGCCGGCCGGGCTCGGCGAGCCGCTGTTCGACCGGCTCGACGCCGACATCGCCTACGCGATGATGGGCATCAATGCGGTGAAGGGCGTGGAGGTCGGCGCGGGCTTCGCGAGCGTCACGCAGCGCGGCACCACGCACGGCGATTCGCCCACCCCGCAGGGCTTCCGCACCAACAACGCCGGCGGTGTGCTGGGCGGCATCAGCAGCGGGCAGGACCTGGAAGTGTCCATCGCCATCAAGCCCACGAGCTCGATCATCTCGCCGCGCGAGAGCGTGGACATGCAGGGCAAGCCCGTCGAGGTCGTCACCAAGGGCCGCCACGACCCCTGCGTCGGCATCCGCGCCACGCCCATCGCCGAGGCGATGCTCGCGCTGGTCGTCATGGACCATGCGCTGCGCCAGCGCGCGCAAAACGGCGACGTCGTGCCGC
- a CDS encoding O-acetylhomoserine aminocarboxypropyltransferase, which produces MPGYSDPGFDTLALHAGAAPDPTTGARAVPIHLTTSFVFESSDHAAALFNLERSGHVYSRISNPTTAVFEQRIAALENGIGAIATASGQAALHLAIATIMGAGSHIVASTALYGGSQNLLHYTMRRFGIETTFVKPGDLDAWRAAIRPNTRLLFGETVGNPGLDVLDLPAVAQIAHEAKVPLLVDSTFTTPYLMQPLALGADLVYHSATKFLSGHGTVIGGVVVDGGHFDWEASGRFMELTAPYDGFHGMVFSEESTVGAFLLRARREGLRDFGACMSPHTAWLILQGIETLPLRMARHMSNTARVVEFLASHPFVAKVGHPMLETHPSHALAKKLLPRGAGSVFSFDMKGSREQGKTFIETLKVFSHLANVGDCRSLVIHPASTTHFRMTDEALAAAGISAGTIRLSIGLEDPDDLIEDLKRALKAAEKAA; this is translated from the coding sequence GTGCCCGGCTACTCCGACCCCGGCTTCGACACCCTGGCCCTGCATGCCGGCGCGGCCCCCGACCCGACCACCGGTGCGCGCGCCGTCCCGATCCACCTCACGACCTCGTTCGTCTTCGAGTCGAGCGACCACGCCGCCGCCCTCTTCAACCTCGAGCGCTCGGGGCACGTCTACTCGCGCATCAGCAACCCGACCACGGCTGTGTTCGAGCAACGCATTGCCGCCCTGGAAAACGGCATCGGCGCGATCGCCACAGCCAGCGGGCAGGCCGCCTTGCACCTGGCGATCGCGACGATCATGGGCGCGGGCTCGCATATCGTGGCCAGCACGGCGCTGTACGGCGGCTCGCAGAACCTGCTGCACTACACGATGCGGCGTTTCGGCATCGAGACCACCTTCGTGAAGCCCGGCGACCTCGACGCCTGGCGCGCGGCGATCCGGCCGAACACGCGGCTCCTGTTCGGCGAGACGGTGGGCAATCCCGGTCTGGACGTGCTGGACCTGCCGGCGGTGGCGCAGATCGCGCACGAGGCGAAGGTGCCGCTGCTGGTGGATTCGACTTTCACCACTCCTTACCTGATGCAGCCGCTGGCGCTGGGCGCGGACCTCGTCTACCACTCCGCCACCAAGTTCCTCTCGGGCCACGGCACCGTGATCGGCGGCGTGGTGGTCGACGGCGGCCACTTCGACTGGGAAGCGTCGGGACGCTTCATGGAACTCACGGCCCCTTACGACGGCTTCCACGGCATGGTTTTTTCGGAGGAGTCGACCGTCGGGGCCTTCCTGCTGCGCGCGCGCCGTGAGGGCTTGCGCGACTTCGGTGCATGCATGAGCCCGCACACCGCGTGGCTGATCCTGCAAGGCATCGAGACGCTGCCGCTGAGGATGGCGAGGCACATGAGCAATACGGCCCGGGTCGTCGAATTCCTCGCTTCGCACCCCTTCGTCGCCAAGGTGGGGCACCCCATGCTGGAGACTCACCCGAGCCATGCGCTGGCGAAGAAGCTGCTGCCGCGCGGCGCGGGCTCGGTCTTCAGCTTCGACATGAAGGGAAGCCGCGAGCAAGGCAAGACGTTCATCGAGACGCTCAAGGTGTTCAGCCACCTCGCGAACGTCGGCGATTGCAGGTCGCTCGTCATCCATCCCGCCAGCACCACGCATTTCCGGATGACCGACGAAGCACTCGCGGCTGCCGGCATCAGCGCGGGCACCATTCGCCTGTCGATCGGGCTCGAGGACCCCGACGACCTCATCGAAGACCTCAAGCGCGCGCTCAAGGCGGCGGAAAAGGCGGCCTGA
- a CDS encoding cytochrome P450 produces MSPERAREIAACLDLRALPADFYANPFPVYARLRETEPVKRLPDGSYFLTRYADLVAVYRDAQAFSSDKKVEFTPKYGAGSALLEHHTTSLVFNDPPLHTRVRKLIMGALTRRAIADMEPGLVKLVDSLLDRIAERGGGDLVEDFASAIPVEIIGNLLGVPHADRGPLRGWSLAILGALEPRLTAEQEELGNRSVREFTAYLRELVADRRKSPGDPEHDVLTRLIQGEGAGEQLNESELLQNCVFILNAGHETTTNLIGNALVALEEWPGEKEKLLAQVRATANDPGAQEAFMATAVDEFLRFESSNQLGNRRALQACAVGGTALPEGALVTLCIGAANRDPAQFANPDTLDLGRANNRHLAFGFGIHQCAGLSLARLEGRIAIARFLARFPAYRLTQSPTRGGRARFRGFLRAPFAVA; encoded by the coding sequence ATGTCTCCTGAACGCGCGCGCGAAATTGCGGCGTGTCTGGACCTGCGCGCCCTGCCCGCCGACTTCTACGCGAACCCCTTCCCCGTCTACGCGCGGCTGCGCGAGACCGAGCCGGTCAAGCGACTGCCCGACGGTTCCTACTTCCTCACGCGCTACGCCGACCTGGTGGCGGTGTACCGCGACGCGCAGGCTTTCAGCTCCGACAAGAAGGTGGAGTTCACGCCGAAGTACGGCGCGGGCTCGGCGCTGCTGGAGCACCACACCACCAGCCTGGTGTTCAACGACCCGCCGCTGCACACACGCGTGCGCAAGTTGATCATGGGTGCGCTCACGCGCCGCGCCATCGCCGACATGGAGCCGGGCCTGGTGAAGCTGGTGGACTCGCTGCTGGACCGCATCGCCGAACGCGGTGGCGGCGACCTGGTCGAGGACTTCGCCTCGGCCATTCCCGTGGAAATCATCGGCAACCTGCTGGGCGTTCCGCACGCCGACCGCGGGCCGCTGCGCGGCTGGTCGCTGGCGATCCTCGGCGCGCTGGAGCCCAGGCTCACGGCGGAGCAGGAAGAGCTGGGCAACCGCAGCGTGCGCGAGTTCACCGCGTACCTGCGCGAGCTCGTGGCCGACCGTCGCAAGAGTCCCGGCGACCCCGAGCACGACGTGCTCACGCGCCTGATCCAAGGCGAAGGTGCGGGCGAGCAATTGAACGAGAGCGAGCTGCTGCAGAACTGCGTGTTCATCCTGAACGCGGGGCACGAGACGACGACCAACCTGATCGGCAATGCGCTCGTGGCGCTCGAGGAATGGCCGGGCGAGAAGGAGAAGCTGCTCGCCCAAGTGCGGGCCACCGCGAATGACCCGGGTGCGCAGGAGGCGTTCATGGCCACCGCCGTCGACGAGTTCTTACGCTTCGAGTCGTCCAACCAGCTGGGCAACCGCCGTGCGCTGCAGGCCTGCGCAGTGGGCGGCACGGCGCTGCCCGAAGGCGCGCTCGTCACGCTGTGCATAGGCGCCGCGAACCGCGACCCCGCGCAGTTCGCGAACCCCGACACGCTCGATCTCGGGCGGGCCAACAACCGGCACCTGGCATTCGGGTTCGGCATCCACCAATGCGCGGGCTTGAGCCTCGCGCGGCTCGAAGGCCGCATCGCGATCGCGCGCTTCCTCGCGCGCTTCCCGGCCTATCGCCTCACGCAATCGCCCACGCGCGGCGGCCGGGCGCGCTTCCGCGGCTTCCTGCGCGCGCCCTTCGCGGTCGCCTGA
- a CDS encoding YbfB/YjiJ family MFS transporter, with amino-acid sequence MSPDAIPPRPAARPLPLDLILWGAIGIALNVGLARFTYGVMLPSIRRDLSLEYLGSGNLNAVHLAGYLVGTLVAPRINAGTGPATLAKWAHFLVAAAALVCAVAPASPVAGPLVLGVGRFATGLGAGAGIVAILVIVFGAVAPERRPQASAAVWAGMGVAIVASGLLVPFLLGPAIGWRCAFVFSALLALAVAIGFPPRQAPVPAALPEADDASEFAARRVWTAEWICLLGAYLLFGVAYVAYATFAGARLAAMNAGHAVVAVTWIGFGVASVFGAGLAAMVIGSPRLKQHALFVALATAAAGALVAAADSAGAAIAGALLVGLGLAATPSIITANARDRCTAGQYPRAFSYATAALGIGQLVGPVAGGALADRFGTIAIPLLAAGAYAVAALLATADARVARRVKLAAAARSPAG; translated from the coding sequence TTGTCCCCCGATGCCATCCCGCCGCGGCCGGCTGCGCGACCCCTCCCGCTCGACCTGATTTTGTGGGGTGCGATCGGCATCGCCCTCAACGTCGGCCTGGCGCGCTTCACGTATGGCGTCATGTTGCCCTCGATCCGGCGCGACCTCTCCCTGGAGTACCTCGGCAGCGGGAACCTCAATGCGGTGCACCTGGCGGGCTACCTGGTGGGCACCCTGGTCGCGCCGCGCATCAACGCCGGCACCGGTCCGGCGACGCTCGCCAAGTGGGCTCACTTTCTCGTCGCCGCGGCGGCACTCGTCTGCGCGGTGGCGCCGGCATCGCCCGTCGCGGGGCCGCTGGTACTGGGAGTCGGGCGGTTCGCGACCGGCCTGGGTGCGGGTGCGGGCATCGTTGCGATCCTGGTGATCGTGTTCGGCGCCGTCGCGCCCGAGCGGCGTCCGCAAGCCAGTGCGGCCGTCTGGGCGGGGATGGGCGTGGCGATCGTCGCGAGCGGTCTCCTGGTGCCCTTCCTCCTCGGGCCCGCGATCGGTTGGCGCTGCGCCTTTGTCTTCTCGGCCCTCCTTGCATTGGCAGTGGCTATCGGCTTTCCGCCGCGGCAGGCGCCAGTGCCCGCCGCCTTGCCTGAAGCCGACGACGCGAGTGAGTTCGCCGCGCGGCGTGTCTGGACGGCCGAATGGATCTGCCTGCTGGGCGCTTACCTGCTCTTCGGTGTTGCATACGTGGCGTACGCGACTTTCGCCGGCGCGCGCCTGGCGGCTATGAATGCGGGGCACGCCGTGGTCGCCGTGACATGGATCGGCTTCGGTGTCGCTTCCGTCTTCGGCGCGGGCCTGGCGGCGATGGTGATCGGCTCCCCGCGCCTGAAGCAGCACGCCTTGTTCGTTGCGCTCGCGACGGCAGCCGCGGGAGCGCTGGTGGCAGCGGCGGACTCGGCCGGCGCGGCGATCGCCGGTGCGTTGCTGGTCGGCCTGGGGCTCGCGGCCACGCCGAGCATCATCACGGCCAACGCGCGCGACCGATGCACGGCGGGCCAATACCCGCGGGCGTTCAGCTACGCGACCGCCGCCCTGGGGATCGGCCAGCTGGTGGGGCCCGTCGCGGGCGGCGCACTCGCGGACCGGTTCGGCACGATCGCGATCCCCTTGCTGGCTGCGGGCGCGTATGCGGTTGCCGCGCTGCTCGCGACTGCCGATGCGCGGGTCGCGCGCCGGGTCAAGCTCGCTGCTGCCGCGCGCAGCCCCGCGGGCTAG
- a CDS encoding alpha/beta fold hydrolase, whose protein sequence is MELVVNGARTYCYTGGKAFDAAKPAVVFVHGVLNDHSVWILQTRHFAHHGFSVLAPDLPGHCRSDGEPPSTVQEAAAFVVALLDAAGVKEAVIVGHSFGSLVAMEVAAHHPRLARKLVMVGTAYPMKVSPLLLNTSRDDPLKAIEIDNVFSHSTLAPPPSALGPGTWLPGASRALKRRVLASNPRVNLFHRGFQACDAYTGGEEAIARVQCPTLFILGERDSMTLPKMARSLQERARNARTVVVHGGHQMMTEAPDEVLAAMKDFLAP, encoded by the coding sequence ATGGAACTCGTCGTCAACGGCGCCAGGACCTACTGCTACACCGGCGGCAAGGCCTTCGACGCGGCGAAGCCCGCCGTGGTGTTCGTCCACGGCGTTCTGAATGACCACAGCGTGTGGATCCTGCAGACCCGCCATTTCGCCCACCACGGCTTCAGCGTGCTGGCGCCGGACCTGCCGGGCCACTGCCGCAGCGACGGCGAGCCGCCTTCGACGGTCCAGGAAGCGGCCGCGTTCGTCGTCGCGCTGCTGGACGCGGCCGGCGTGAAGGAGGCGGTGATCGTGGGCCACAGCTTCGGCTCGCTGGTTGCGATGGAGGTGGCCGCCCACCATCCGCGGCTCGCGCGCAAGCTGGTCATGGTCGGCACGGCCTACCCGATGAAGGTTTCGCCGCTGCTGCTGAACACGTCGCGCGACGACCCGCTCAAGGCCATCGAGATCGACAACGTGTTCTCGCACTCCACGCTGGCGCCGCCGCCCTCCGCGCTGGGGCCGGGCACCTGGCTGCCGGGAGCCAGCCGGGCGCTCAAGCGCCGAGTGCTCGCGAGCAACCCCCGCGTCAACCTGTTCCATCGCGGCTTCCAGGCCTGCGACGCCTACACGGGCGGGGAGGAGGCGATCGCCAGAGTCCAGTGCCCCACCCTCTTCATCCTGGGCGAGCGCGACTCGATGACGCTGCCGAAGATGGCGCGCAGCCTGCAGGAGCGCGCGCGCAATGCGCGCACGGTCGTTGTCCACGGCGGGCACCAGATGATGACCGAGGCGCCCGACGAAGTCCTGGCCGCGATGAAGGACTTCCTCGCGCCGTGA